The window GGCCGGCGTCGGCGACACGGCGGAGCTGATCGGCGGCGACCTCGCGGAATTCCACGTCGTCGCGGTCGGCGGACGTGGCGTGGAGGACGGCCTTCGACGCGCCGAGGTCACCGGCCCCGTCCAAGAGCCGCCGCTGGTACGCGACTATCGCGTCGTTGATCTCAGGTGCGTAGCTCGCGAGCCGCTGACTGTACGGCAGGTGAACGCACAGGTCGCGGCCGCAGAGCGCGTCGGCGACCCGGTCCGGATCCGCATCCTCTGGTACGAGGGTCGGCTCGCCGAGTCCGAGCTCACAGAAGTCGAACCGATCGGACGACGCAGCGAGCCGGTCGAGGTCGTCGCCGACGGTGATTCCGATGTCCATAGCGGCGATGCGGTCTAGGGGTTTGTATAAATGGTGTCACGACCCTCGCGGTCGCCGAGAGCGCTCTCGGCGGGGCGCGGTCGACGACCGCGAGTGAGTCGCCGCCTCAGTCGTCTGCGAGCGGATTGTCGAGATCGATCTCGCCGGCGTCGATCTCGGCTTCGACCTCGCGGACCGCCGTGACCATGTTCTCGGTCTTGCCGTAGGCGATCTCGCGGGGGAGCAGCTTCAGTCCGCAGTCGGGCGAGATGGTGAGCTTCTCCGGCGGGACGACGCGGAGGCCCTGCCGGATGTTCGCTTTGATCTCCTCGACGGGCTCGATTTCGGCGGTGTGGGCGTCGACGACGCCGAGCGCGAGGTCGGGCTCGAACTCGGGGTCGGTGAACGTCGGGATCTGCTCGAAGCCGCCGTTACACAGCTCCACGTCGAACTCGTCTATCGGGTAGTCGTTGATTTCGGGGTAGATACGCGAGTAATCGCCGTAACAGACGTGGAGGCCGATCCGGACCTCCTCGTCTATCCCCGAGACGATGCGTTCGAGCGCCTCGCCGACGATGGCATGGTCCTCCGGCGTCGTCGCCAGCGCGGGCTCGTCGATCTGGATGTAGCGCGCGCCGGCCTCGACGAGCTTCTCGACCTCCTCGTTGACCAGGTCCGCCAGGTCGTACACGAGCTCCTCGGTGGAGGGGTACGCCTCGTTGAACGCCCAGAATCCGAGGGTGTACGGCCCTGTGATCGGGACTTTCACCGGCTTCTCGGCGACGTTCGAGGTAAACTCGAACTCGTCGACGAGCCACGGCTCGTCGTACTCGACTTCCTCGACGACGCTCGGTTTGTCGAAGTAGTTGTGGCCCCACACCTTCACCGGGCCGTTGAACTCGTAGCCGTCGATGCGGTCGGCGAAGAACTCGACCATCTCGTTGCGGCGCATCTCTCCGTCGACGACCGTGTCGAGCCCGGCGCGCTCGTGCTCGTGGGTGATGAGCCGACAGGCGTCGTCGTGTGCCTCCGCTAAGTCGCCCTCGTCGAACTTCGAGTCGGGGTCGGAGACGAGCTCGTCCGCGCGGTTCAGCCACTTGGGCTTCGGATAGGAGCCGACGACGGTGGAGAGGAGGAACGCGTCGTTGGGGTGGTCGTTCGGTCGGAACTGTTCGCGGTTTGCAGACGGGTTTCGGACCATTATTCGAGCACCTCCGCGGCGGCGGCGAGGGCAGAAAGCTTCTCGCGGTACTTGTTGGCTGGCAGGTAGAACAGCTCTGTGTTCGGCGTCAGGTACGTCCGGTCGAACCCCTCGGCCGGGATCTGCGATTCGAACCACTCGACGCGTTCCGCGATTGTCTCCGGCTCCTCGACGAGCGTGTTC is drawn from Halorubrum sp. BV1 and contains these coding sequences:
- a CDS encoding methionine synthase — translated: MVRNPSANREQFRPNDHPNDAFLLSTVVGSYPKPKWLNRADELVSDPDSKFDEGDLAEAHDDACRLITHEHERAGLDTVVDGEMRRNEMVEFFADRIDGYEFNGPVKVWGHNYFDKPSVVEEVEYDEPWLVDEFEFTSNVAEKPVKVPITGPYTLGFWAFNEAYPSTEELVYDLADLVNEEVEKLVEAGARYIQIDEPALATTPEDHAIVGEALERIVSGIDEEVRIGLHVCYGDYSRIYPEINDYPIDEFDVELCNGGFEQIPTFTDPEFEPDLALGVVDAHTAEIEPVEEIKANIRQGLRVVPPEKLTISPDCGLKLLPREIAYGKTENMVTAVREVEAEIDAGEIDLDNPLADD